In Janthinobacterium rivuli, a single genomic region encodes these proteins:
- a CDS encoding sensor domain-containing diguanylate cyclase, whose protein sequence is MPDSHAQASAAPCDAAQGFAVKMMELLVVPTFVLDVHGQVMIWNRACEQLTGVPAAEVLRTREPGRCFYNDERPTLADLLLAGRGGDMRALHVQQQYRSSTGSNLCAENWCDMPRTGRRRYLAVDASPIYGNHGELIAVVETLRDMTDEKRAHVELERLATRDGLTGLANRRCFDDTILAEWQRAQRQGQPLSLLMVDVDNFKEYNDNHGHQGGDLCLRKVAGAVASEMRTNDLVARYGGEEFAVILPNQSLKGAAIVAERIRQRVERLQLPRKHADGASASACVTVSIGAATALPGPGTELGQLIHTADCALYRAKHLGRNRISLPETTLT, encoded by the coding sequence ATGCCGGATAGCCATGCACAGGCCAGCGCTGCGCCCTGCGATGCAGCCCAGGGTTTCGCCGTCAAGATGATGGAATTGCTGGTCGTGCCCACCTTTGTCCTCGACGTGCATGGCCAGGTGATGATCTGGAACCGCGCCTGCGAGCAGCTGACGGGCGTGCCGGCGGCCGAAGTGCTGCGCACGCGCGAGCCGGGCCGCTGCTTCTACAACGACGAACGCCCCACCCTGGCCGACCTGCTGCTGGCCGGGCGCGGCGGCGACATGCGCGCACTACATGTACAGCAGCAATACCGCAGCAGCACGGGCAGCAATCTGTGCGCGGAAAACTGGTGCGACATGCCGCGCACGGGACGGCGGCGCTACCTGGCCGTCGATGCCAGCCCCATCTATGGCAATCACGGCGAACTGATCGCGGTCGTCGAAACCCTGCGCGACATGACGGATGAAAAACGCGCGCACGTGGAGCTGGAGCGCCTGGCCACGCGCGACGGCCTGACGGGCCTGGCCAACCGGCGCTGCTTCGACGACACCATCCTGGCCGAGTGGCAGCGCGCCCAGCGGCAAGGCCAGCCCCTGTCGCTGCTGATGGTCGACGTCGATAATTTCAAGGAATATAACGACAACCACGGCCACCAGGGTGGCGACCTGTGCCTGCGCAAGGTGGCCGGCGCCGTGGCCAGCGAAATGCGCACGAACGACCTGGTGGCCCGCTACGGCGGCGAGGAATTTGCCGTCATCCTGCCGAACCAGTCGCTCAAGGGCGCGGCCATCGTGGCCGAACGCATCCGCCAGCGCGTGGAGCGGCTGCAACTGCCGCGCAAGCACGCCGATGGTGCCAGTGCCAGTGCCTGCGTTACCGTCAGCATCGGCGCCGCCACGGCCTTGCCCGGCCCCGGCACGGAACTGGGACAATTGATACACACGGCCGACTGCGCCCTGTACCGCGCCAAGCACCTGGGCCGCAACCGCATCAGCCTGCCGGAAACGACGCTGACGTAA